The Litchfieldia alkalitelluris genome has a window encoding:
- the ureE gene encoding urease accessory protein UreE, whose protein sequence is MIIEKVLGNVSTIEKRAPHVERVYLESDLLVKRIQRVTTDHGRELGIRLKDQKDLVDGDILYMDEKNMIVISVKEDDVLVIMPTSIGQMGDIAHQLGNRHLPAQFQEDEMLVQYDYLVEELLTQVKVPFKRENRKVGQAFRHIGHSHG, encoded by the coding sequence ATGATTATTGAAAAAGTGCTAGGAAATGTCTCGACAATAGAGAAAAGGGCTCCTCATGTTGAGCGTGTTTATTTGGAAAGTGATTTATTGGTAAAAAGAATTCAGCGAGTCACAACAGACCACGGAAGAGAACTAGGCATTCGCCTAAAGGATCAAAAGGATTTGGTTGATGGTGATATTCTTTATATGGACGAAAAGAATATGATTGTGATTTCAGTAAAAGAAGATGATGTGTTAGTGATCATGCCTACTTCGATTGGACAAATGGGGGATATTGCACATCAATTAGGCAATCGCCATCTTCCAGCCCAATTTCAAGAAGATGAAATGTTGGTTCAGTATGATTACCTTGTTGAGGAATTGCTTACACAAGTAAAGGTTCCTTTTAAACGAGAAAACAGAAAAGTGGGACAAGCGTTTCGACATATCGGACACAGTCATGGATAA
- a CDS encoding urease accessory protein UreF yields MDNDLFPLLQLCDSNFPSGAFSHSFGLETYIQEQVIVDKESFKTAISAFVDKQLVFSDGLACSLSYEILENNRGMDELLEIDRLLFVSTLAKETREGNRRIGERMAKLCLELYSSAPLEEFLYFIKNKQGYGHSALVFAIVGHHLQIDKEKILSAYLFASVSSLIQNAVRGVPLGQTDGQKLLVEMQVKINEAKNKIKKLTKDDLGAISPGLEIAQMRHERLPVRLFMS; encoded by the coding sequence ATGGATAATGATTTATTTCCTTTACTACAATTATGTGATTCTAATTTTCCTTCTGGGGCATTTTCACACTCATTTGGTTTAGAAACGTACATACAAGAACAAGTCATTGTAGATAAGGAGAGCTTCAAAACGGCTATATCGGCTTTTGTTGATAAACAATTAGTCTTTTCTGACGGACTTGCTTGTAGCCTATCATATGAAATCTTGGAAAATAATAGAGGGATGGATGAGTTGCTCGAAATTGATCGTCTATTGTTTGTGTCAACTCTTGCGAAGGAAACAAGAGAGGGAAATCGTAGAATTGGAGAGCGAATGGCCAAGTTGTGTTTGGAATTATACTCTTCGGCACCCTTAGAGGAATTTCTTTATTTTATAAAAAATAAACAGGGGTACGGTCACTCGGCACTTGTGTTTGCGATTGTTGGGCATCATCTTCAGATTGACAAGGAGAAAATTCTTTCAGCCTACCTTTTTGCCTCTGTGTCATCGCTTATTCAAAATGCTGTTCGAGGGGTGCCACTAGGTCAAACAGATGGTCAAAAGCTTTTGGTCGAGATGCAGGTAAAAATTAACGAAGCTAAAAATAAAATCAAGAAGCTAACAAAGGATGATTTAGGTGCAATTAGTCCGGGCTTAGAAATTGCGCAAATGCGCCATGAACGGCTACCTGTACGATTATTTATGTCATAA